The following proteins are encoded in a genomic region of Phragmites australis chromosome 9, lpPhrAust1.1, whole genome shotgun sequence:
- the LOC133928070 gene encoding protein FANTASTIC FOUR 2-like: MLSLPDSPPQLPGAGAWGSLYDVQEPVKPHQVVLVPAAATFKKTTYGGRKKNLETCTEALGCETGAVDAIPAGNVADGGDACVEAECAERKRPAREEEEEAMEGRARRSGRRPLPPPLTTLARGASRVRMVHERRDGRLEVYAVRTPGVVEAERSGGRLRMRLLPLPCDAVNAAAARRRQEPQEPEAEKEKAKEAEEEEAQYGVAMYVRGGRCVEREGGAAAARRGKQWEPEQAAAFWVATS; this comes from the coding sequence ATGCTTTCGCTGCCCGACTCGCCGCCGCAGCTCCCGGGCGCCGGAGCCTGGGGCTCTCTGTACGATGTCCAAGAACCCGTGAAGCCTCATCAAGTAGTTCTGGTCCCCGCGGCCGCCACGTTCAAGAAGACAACGTACGGTGGCCGGAAGAAGAACCTGGAGACGTGCACCGAGGCGCTCGGGTGCGAGACCGGCGCCGTCGACGCTATTCCGGCCGGTAACGTTGCGGACGGTGGCGACGCTTGCGTCGAGGCCGAGTGCGCGGAGAGGAAGAGGCCCGCcagggaggaagaggaggaggcgatgGAGGGGAGGGCACGCCGGTCGGGGCGCCGCCCGCTGCCTCCGCCGCTGACGACGCTGGCGCGGGGCGCGAGCCGCGTGCGGATGGTCCACGAGCGGCGCGACGGGCGCCTGGAGGTGTACGCGGTGCGGACGCCCGGGGTGGTGGAAGCCGAGCGGAGCGGCGGGCGCCTCCGCATgcgcctcctccccctcccctgcgATGCCGTCAATGCCGCGGCCGCGCGCCGCCGACAAGAACCGCAAGAACCAGAGGCCGAGAAGGAGAAGGCAaaagaagccgaggaggaggaggcgcagtACGGGGTCGCCATGTACGTGCGCGGCGGCCGGTGCGTGGAGCGGGAaggtggcgcggcggcggcaaggcgcGGCAAGCAGTGGGAGCCGGAGCAGGCTGCCGCGTTCTGGGTCGCCACCTCCTGA